In one window of Leptospira sp. GIMC2001 DNA:
- a CDS encoding DUF1549 domain-containing protein: MRIRYFYFSIAVLTLLTYVIALSSQSVSYESEELDKIYSRISTFAIEPAKDPVLLRRLSLNIKGTIPDGGESLAYANDNDPQKFRDATVRYLKSPEFAEYWGIKFASMFREQTNRRKEVYGGFYKYLSSSLHDDKPYNSMVREMLTASGSADKNLAVHFYGRDAADPLQVAEYVGRVFYAQRVGCARCHDDKFDPSFTQRDYYALAAFFGQQFYRTSSWDENKFKGETIQNIPNEDIERLPLKMQKSVRERNNAWNQENWNKMSKEQRDAYNKKHELTYAKLYYEPSLGVRFPIKDDMPGGDLVVPKFLDGTIPSIEANTDRRKLFADWLLARENQRFRKVIINRIWKELMGWSFFSPEDDWNKNTKMEAEPILIHLDQVFLDNNHSIKYLIYYIVNSKAYSRRNAIMKEESDKPISFYPSNRMDPDQLMNSIVKGTFEVEQPKWMFSERRLNPFGSSKPDLKGTGEIRVPNKDKNETMFASEIERPVRPNHFLAVFGSGARTDVSDDHSEITIDQILTLMNGRLTGKASWDFGGKDSQSMKTFTATKSMEKVLEEVNTILLGRGLTEKEKMILQSSLTKGDAHFERTVIQDWVWAVLNSQEFLHVN, translated from the coding sequence TTATGAATCTGAGGAGCTAGACAAAATATATTCAAGAATTTCTACTTTCGCAATTGAACCTGCCAAAGATCCAGTTTTACTTAGAAGGCTTTCTCTAAATATCAAGGGAACAATCCCTGATGGCGGTGAATCTTTAGCATATGCAAATGATAATGATCCGCAGAAATTTCGTGATGCGACGGTTCGATATCTTAAAAGTCCAGAATTCGCAGAATATTGGGGAATAAAATTTGCCTCAATGTTTAGAGAACAGACCAATAGAAGAAAAGAAGTGTACGGAGGCTTTTACAAATATCTATCCAGTTCACTTCATGATGATAAACCTTATAATTCGATGGTGAGAGAAATGCTTACCGCTAGTGGCAGCGCTGATAAAAACCTAGCAGTTCATTTTTATGGTAGAGATGCTGCTGATCCTTTACAGGTTGCTGAATATGTTGGAAGAGTTTTTTACGCGCAAAGAGTTGGATGCGCTAGGTGTCATGATGATAAATTTGATCCAAGCTTTACACAACGTGATTATTATGCACTCGCAGCTTTCTTCGGTCAGCAGTTCTACCGAACATCATCATGGGATGAGAATAAATTTAAAGGAGAAACTATTCAGAACATTCCGAACGAAGATATAGAAAGACTCCCTCTAAAAATGCAAAAATCCGTTCGTGAAAGAAACAATGCTTGGAATCAGGAAAATTGGAACAAAATGTCCAAGGAACAAAGAGATGCCTATAATAAAAAGCACGAATTGACCTATGCAAAATTATACTATGAACCATCATTAGGTGTTAGATTTCCAATTAAAGATGATATGCCTGGTGGTGATTTGGTTGTTCCGAAATTTCTTGATGGTACAATTCCAAGCATAGAGGCTAACACAGATAGAAGAAAACTTTTTGCCGACTGGTTGCTTGCACGGGAGAATCAAAGATTTAGAAAAGTAATTATCAATCGGATATGGAAAGAATTGATGGGTTGGTCATTTTTTTCCCCTGAAGACGATTGGAATAAAAATACTAAAATGGAAGCCGAACCTATATTGATTCATTTGGATCAAGTTTTCCTAGATAACAATCACTCTATTAAATATCTAATTTATTATATAGTAAATTCAAAAGCATATTCGCGAAGAAATGCAATTATGAAAGAAGAATCGGACAAACCAATTAGCTTCTATCCTTCAAATAGAATGGATCCAGATCAATTGATGAATTCAATCGTAAAAGGGACCTTCGAAGTCGAACAACCAAAGTGGATGTTTTCGGAGCGCCGACTGAATCCATTTGGATCTTCAAAACCAGATCTTAAAGGAACTGGCGAAATTCGCGTTCCGAATAAAGATAAAAATGAAACAATGTTTGCGTCAGAAATTGAGCGACCAGTGCGTCCCAATCATTTTCTCGCTGTCTTCGGATCAGGAGCAAGAACTGATGTATCTGACGACCATTCTGAAATTACTATCGATCAGATTTTGACACTTATGAATGGAAGACTCACAGGCAAAGCTTCTTGGGATTTTGGTGGAAAAGATTCTCAATCCATGAAAACTTTTACGGCTACTAAATCGATGGAGAAAGTTCTAGAAGAAGTGAATACAATTTTATTGGGTCGTGGTTTAACAGAAAAAGAAAAGATGATTCTTCAATCCAGTTTAACTAAAGGAGATGCCCATTTCGAACGTACTGTAATCCAGGATTGGGTATGGGCAGTTTTGAATAGTCAGGAGTTCTTACATGTCAATTAA